One part of the Terrimicrobium sacchariphilum genome encodes these proteins:
- a CDS encoding polyphosphate kinase 2 family protein — MAKERIKLDDLDQSSSLEQDDYKKQLKKYQLELLNMQLLLREQKKNVVIVMEGPDAAGKGGAIKRVVERLDPRLCRVYSIVKPTPEEYQHHYMWRFWNKLPPYGQIAIFDRSWYGRVLVERVEKFCSDAEWKRAYGEINELERQLTDDGSIVIKFYLHITKDEQLDRFKRREADPYKHWKISDEDWRNRRHWSDHNAAAEDMFEKTSTPNAPWIVIPANYKWYARVKVVKSVAETLKASLKL; from the coding sequence ATGGCGAAAGAGCGCATAAAACTCGACGATCTCGACCAGTCCAGTTCACTCGAACAGGACGACTACAAAAAGCAGCTCAAGAAGTACCAGCTCGAGCTGCTCAATATGCAATTGCTCCTGCGCGAGCAGAAGAAGAACGTCGTCATCGTGATGGAAGGGCCGGATGCGGCAGGCAAGGGGGGCGCGATCAAGCGCGTCGTCGAGCGTCTTGATCCGCGTCTTTGTCGCGTTTACTCGATCGTCAAGCCGACGCCCGAGGAGTACCAGCATCACTACATGTGGCGCTTTTGGAACAAGCTCCCTCCCTACGGACAGATCGCCATCTTTGATCGTTCCTGGTATGGACGCGTCCTGGTCGAGCGTGTGGAAAAATTCTGCTCCGATGCGGAGTGGAAGCGGGCCTACGGCGAGATCAATGAACTCGAGCGCCAGCTCACGGACGACGGCTCCATCGTCATCAAGTTTTACCTGCATATCACCAAGGATGAGCAGCTCGATCGCTTCAAACGTCGCGAGGCCGATCCCTACAAGCACTGGAAGATCAGTGACGAGGATTGGCGCAATCGCCGTCACTGGAGCGATCACAATGCTGCGGCGGAGGATATGTTTGAGAAAACTTCGACACCCAACGCCCCCTGGATCGTGATCCCGGCAAACTACAAGTGGTATGCCAGGGTGAAGGTCGTCAAAAGCGTGGCCGAGACCCTCAAGGCATCGCTCAAGCTGTAG
- the nuoB gene encoding NADH-quinone oxidoreductase subunit NuoB — MSQNNPVAYDSKIEGNVIFTKLDAAINWMRGNSLWPMPMGLACCAIELMAASSSRFDISRFGAEVMRFSPRQSDVMIVAGTVTYKMALAVQRIWEQMPEPKWCIAMGACASSGGMYRSYAVLQGIDHLIPVDVYISGCPPRPEALLDGLMKLQKKIMTETAIKDQKRALLETV; from the coding sequence ATGAGCCAGAATAACCCCGTCGCCTACGACTCGAAGATCGAGGGCAACGTGATTTTCACGAAATTGGACGCCGCCATCAATTGGATGCGTGGTAACTCGCTCTGGCCGATGCCCATGGGACTCGCCTGCTGCGCCATCGAACTGATGGCCGCCTCGTCCTCACGCTTTGATATTTCCCGGTTCGGAGCAGAAGTGATGCGTTTTTCGCCCCGTCAGAGCGACGTGATGATCGTTGCCGGCACGGTGACCTACAAAATGGCACTCGCAGTCCAGCGCATCTGGGAGCAGATGCCGGAGCCAAAGTGGTGTATCGCCATGGGAGCCTGTGCTTCCAGCGGCGGCATGTACCGTAGCTACGCGGTTCTCCAGGGCATTGACCACCTCATCCCGGTTGACGTCTACATTTCCGGATGTCCGCCCCGCCCTGAGGCTCTGCTCGACGGCCTGATGAAGCTTCAGAAGAAGATTATGACAGAAACGGCTATCAAGGATCAGAAACGCGCTCTATTGGAGACCGTATGA
- a CDS encoding NADH-quinone oxidoreductase subunit C, translated as MSSQDPATSFRDKFADSIISETDFRGEKTFLVKIEALHDAARYLKDEQGFDYLIDISSIDNFGDSPRFEIVYELCNLGKGAHIRLKAPLASDEEPVAPTVVDLWPTADWHEREAYDMMGIKFDGHPNLTRILMWEGYPYHPLRKDFPLQGKPSETEEVAFTDVAPLAGGPFVTVPTSGNTQVREPRARRAGDEPVHEKFIAEP; from the coding sequence ATGAGTTCGCAGGATCCCGCCACCTCCTTCCGCGACAAATTTGCCGACTCGATCATCTCGGAAACCGATTTCCGGGGTGAGAAGACCTTTCTGGTCAAGATTGAGGCCCTTCACGACGCGGCCAGATATTTAAAAGACGAGCAGGGGTTTGACTACCTCATCGACATTTCCAGCATCGACAATTTCGGGGATTCGCCCCGGTTTGAGATCGTTTACGAGCTTTGCAATCTCGGCAAGGGTGCCCACATCCGTCTGAAGGCGCCTCTCGCAAGCGATGAGGAACCAGTCGCTCCTACAGTGGTAGATCTTTGGCCGACGGCCGACTGGCACGAGCGCGAGGCTTATGACATGATGGGGATCAAGTTTGACGGGCATCCCAACCTGACTCGCATTCTTATGTGGGAGGGATATCCGTACCATCCCCTTCGCAAGGACTTCCCCCTTCAAGGTAAACCCAGTGAAACTGAAGAGGTGGCGTTCACCGATGTGGCGCCGCTGGCTGGTGGACCTTTCGTGACTGTTCCCACTTCGGGAAACACGCAGGTTCGCGAGCCCCGTGCCCGCCGCGCTGGCGACGAGCCGGTTCACGAGAAATTTATCGCCGAACCTTGA
- a CDS encoding ribonuclease D, which produces MISDPSGLQALIDRLAPLPQIAVDTEADSLHSYFEKLCLIQISADGEDFLVDPLAGFSLQPLYDALAPKRLVFHGADYDMRLLHRYGQFGATDVFDTMIASRLCGYRELGLAALVAKHFDVKLSKASQKANWAIRPLSRQMLEYAVNDTKYLLTLAQILEAELRRLERWDWFVESRDRMMAAAREPRERDENSAWRISGSATLSPQAQSVLRVLWYWRDGEAKSWDRPPFHVMSNDDLVRIAEKAVKGEPFSTPRMSSRRRKSFEVVLALALHIPEDEWPVPPKTRRRRPTREQTDRFESLRRTRDKVAAEIGLEPSIVAPRGALEAASLDLNTAALMNWQRRLLGLEPHQTPVNV; this is translated from the coding sequence TTGATCTCAGATCCATCGGGACTCCAGGCGCTGATCGATCGCCTTGCGCCCCTCCCGCAGATCGCCGTCGATACCGAGGCGGATAGTCTGCACAGCTACTTTGAAAAGCTGTGCCTCATCCAGATCAGTGCGGACGGCGAGGATTTCCTCGTCGATCCCCTGGCGGGATTTTCCCTCCAGCCGCTATATGACGCACTGGCACCGAAGCGGTTGGTATTCCATGGGGCCGACTACGACATGCGGCTCCTGCATCGCTACGGGCAGTTTGGCGCGACGGATGTCTTTGACACGATGATCGCGTCGCGGCTTTGCGGCTATCGCGAACTGGGCCTTGCTGCCCTGGTCGCCAAGCACTTTGACGTCAAGCTTTCCAAGGCCTCGCAAAAGGCCAACTGGGCGATCCGGCCGCTTTCCAGGCAGATGCTGGAATACGCTGTCAACGACACAAAGTATCTCCTGACCCTTGCTCAGATCCTCGAGGCGGAACTCCGCCGACTGGAGAGGTGGGATTGGTTTGTTGAATCCCGCGATCGCATGATGGCCGCCGCCCGCGAGCCTCGCGAGCGCGACGAGAACTCTGCCTGGCGCATCTCCGGCAGCGCAACGCTGAGTCCGCAGGCGCAGTCCGTGCTGCGCGTGCTCTGGTATTGGCGCGATGGTGAGGCGAAGTCGTGGGACCGACCGCCATTTCATGTGATGAGTAATGACGACCTCGTCCGCATCGCCGAGAAGGCGGTGAAGGGGGAGCCGTTCTCGACACCACGCATGAGCAGTCGTCGCAGGAAAAGCTTTGAGGTCGTCCTCGCGCTTGCTCTCCATATCCCGGAGGACGAGTGGCCTGTGCCTCCCAAGACCCGCCGTCGGCGCCCGACTCGCGAGCAGACGGACAGATTTGAAAGCCTTCGCCGCACTCGGGACAAGGTGGCGGCAGAGATCGGTCTGGAGCCTTCCATCGTCGCTCCGCGCGGCGCCTTGGAGGCTGCCTCGCTCGATTTGAATACGGCGGCATTGATGAACTGGCAGCGTCGTCTGCTCGGTCTCGAACCGCACCAGACTCCTGTTAATGTTTGA
- the nadC gene encoding carboxylating nicotinate-nucleotide diphosphorylase has protein sequence MFDLIDAALREDIGTGDLTTRYFTDPARLATARVVAREQCVLAGGEVAREVFHRVDPELELIHLFPDGMVLEKGVAALEIRGRAASLLTAERTVLNFLQRLSGVATITYRYVQAVQGTETCILDTRKTTPGWRLLEKAAVAAGGGTNHRIGLYDMVMVKDNHLAACASLDDLAISIRRFKEAHPDIRVELEADTLDQVRAFVAMDGVDVILLDNMTTDQMREAVSLRREGLEFEASGGITIERLPEIASTGVDYISVGALTHSARAVDLSMEIIDDPA, from the coding sequence ATGTTTGACCTCATCGACGCAGCGCTTCGCGAGGATATCGGCACCGGGGACCTGACAACCCGGTATTTCACTGATCCGGCCCGCCTGGCCACTGCCCGAGTAGTCGCCCGGGAGCAGTGTGTCCTCGCTGGCGGGGAGGTGGCCCGCGAGGTCTTTCACCGCGTGGACCCGGAGCTGGAGCTTATCCATCTTTTTCCCGACGGCATGGTCTTGGAGAAAGGAGTTGCGGCTCTCGAGATCCGGGGCAGGGCGGCTTCGCTTTTGACCGCGGAGCGTACAGTGTTAAACTTTCTCCAGCGCCTTTCCGGCGTTGCGACGATCACCTACCGTTACGTGCAGGCTGTGCAAGGAACGGAAACGTGCATCCTGGACACCCGCAAAACCACCCCGGGGTGGAGGCTGTTGGAAAAAGCGGCTGTCGCGGCCGGTGGCGGGACGAATCACCGCATCGGTCTCTATGACATGGTGATGGTGAAGGACAATCACCTCGCCGCCTGCGCCTCTCTGGACGACCTTGCCATCTCGATCCGCCGATTCAAGGAGGCTCATCCCGACATCCGGGTGGAGCTGGAGGCGGATACGCTGGACCAGGTGCGAGCCTTTGTCGCCATGGACGGTGTCGATGTTATCCTGCTCGATAACATGACGACCGACCAAATGCGCGAGGCGGTTTCCCTGCGGCGGGAAGGTCTGGAATTTGAGGCCAGCGGTGGCATCACGATCGAGCGATTGCCCGAGATTGCCAGCACCGGGGTGGACTACATCTCCGTGGGTGCGTTGACGCACTCCGCCAGGGCGGTAGACTTGTCGATGGAGATCATCGATGACCCTGCTTGA
- a CDS encoding biotin--[acetyl-CoA-carboxylase] ligase, with translation MTLLDPDLIQAATGAGSVGKRVLVFRETASTNDLLLRMGESGEPEGTVVFAESQTAGRGRFKRPWYSAEGLGLWFSFLVREGLSPAVTDLTPMIAVAVSDGLREVTGDTRWRIKPPNDIYGDGGKVAGILIEARSGPRPFAVVGIGLNVNHSLEDFPSELHGCATSLRVELGHVLDREKVAGAVLAAVNRYLPELGNPQAGFLKVYDQRTREWLASRPPLQSPEV, from the coding sequence ATGACCCTGCTTGATCCTGATCTGATCCAGGCGGCGACCGGGGCAGGGAGTGTGGGCAAGCGGGTGCTTGTTTTTCGCGAGACTGCGTCGACAAATGACTTGCTGCTTCGGATGGGGGAGAGCGGGGAGCCTGAGGGGACCGTTGTTTTTGCGGAATCCCAGACTGCGGGCAGGGGACGGTTCAAGCGTCCCTGGTACTCGGCGGAGGGATTGGGCCTTTGGTTTTCCTTTCTTGTTCGGGAGGGGTTGAGCCCTGCGGTGACGGATTTGACACCAATGATCGCGGTGGCCGTGAGTGACGGATTGCGCGAGGTGACGGGGGACACGCGCTGGCGAATCAAACCACCCAATGACATTTACGGAGATGGGGGCAAAGTCGCCGGCATCCTGATCGAGGCTCGCTCCGGGCCTAGACCATTTGCTGTTGTCGGCATCGGGTTGAACGTGAACCACTCGCTCGAGGACTTTCCTTCGGAACTGCATGGCTGCGCGACCTCTTTGCGGGTGGAACTGGGCCACGTCCTCGATCGCGAAAAGGTGGCGGGAGCCGTGCTGGCGGCGGTAAATCGCTATCTGCCGGAGTTGGGCAATCCGCAGGCGGGATTTTTGAAGGTCTACGACCAACGAACCCGGGAGTGGCTGGCCTCGCGGCCGCCTTTGCAAAGTCCGGAAGTGTGA
- a CDS encoding S41 family peptidase: MHRLLCAVSFVAFTGSAFAQKANPTPAPDEDSPYESVQVLARAMQLIRQDYVNDSKISYKDLTYGALKGMLSRLDPHSEFMDPEDFKGMQEDTKSEFGGLGVVVTLDDGSLTIVNPMEDSPAFSAGLLPGDRILRINGEATDKLTISQAIDKLKGDIGEKITLTIQRPTTKEIKDYELTRVSIKMRSVKNAQILPVEQTGGHKIGYVRITKFAEPTATELAKALDELEKQGMEALVLDLRYNPGGLLNSAVDVCGLFVPPDTKVVYTEGRSPGREYRTSSALGPQRKYPLAILTNYASASGSEIVAGALRDLNRAVVIGETTFGKGSVQSVVSLPDGSALRLTTARYFTPSGTVIHEVGVVPTIKATLTPEQEYDLWKMRRESITGEPTLSLTKDAQLSRAVDMLQGSVIYAERKKSTKPDKGL, from the coding sequence ATGCATCGTTTGCTTTGCGCCGTGTCTTTCGTGGCTTTCACGGGATCGGCCTTTGCCCAGAAGGCGAACCCCACTCCAGCCCCCGATGAGGATTCCCCCTACGAAAGCGTACAGGTGCTGGCGCGAGCCATGCAGCTCATTCGCCAGGATTACGTGAATGACAGCAAGATCTCCTACAAGGACCTCACCTACGGGGCGCTCAAGGGGATGCTGTCTCGGCTCGATCCGCACAGCGAGTTCATGGACCCCGAGGACTTCAAGGGGATGCAGGAGGATACGAAGAGCGAGTTTGGCGGGCTCGGGGTCGTGGTCACACTCGACGACGGCTCGCTGACCATTGTCAATCCGATGGAGGATTCGCCTGCTTTCAGCGCCGGCCTCTTGCCGGGTGACCGCATCCTGCGAATCAATGGTGAGGCCACGGACAAGCTCACGATCTCCCAGGCCATCGACAAGCTCAAGGGCGACATCGGGGAGAAAATCACTCTTACGATCCAGCGCCCGACCACCAAGGAGATCAAGGATTACGAACTCACTCGCGTGTCGATCAAGATGCGCAGCGTGAAGAACGCGCAGATCCTGCCCGTTGAGCAGACCGGGGGGCACAAGATCGGGTATGTGCGCATTACCAAATTTGCCGAACCCACCGCCACCGAGCTCGCCAAGGCTCTGGATGAACTGGAAAAGCAGGGCATGGAGGCGCTGGTGCTCGACCTGCGGTATAATCCGGGAGGACTCCTCAACAGTGCCGTGGATGTCTGTGGATTGTTTGTCCCTCCCGATACGAAGGTCGTCTATACGGAGGGGCGTTCGCCCGGGCGGGAGTACCGCACATCCTCGGCTCTCGGACCGCAGCGAAAATATCCGCTCGCCATCCTGACAAACTACGCTAGCGCGAGCGGTTCCGAGATCGTGGCCGGCGCCTTGCGTGACCTGAATCGTGCCGTCGTCATCGGAGAGACGACCTTCGGCAAAGGCTCCGTGCAGAGTGTGGTTTCACTGCCGGATGGCTCGGCACTCCGGCTGACGACCGCCCGGTATTTCACGCCGAGCGGCACGGTGATTCACGAGGTCGGGGTGGTGCCGACGATCAAGGCGACACTGACTCCCGAGCAGGAATATGACCTTTGGAAAATGCGCCGCGAAAGCATCACGGGGGAGCCGACCCTGTCGCTGACCAAGGACGCGCAGCTGTCTCGCGCTGTCGACATGCTGCAAGGCTCCGTGATCTACGCGGAGCGGAAGAAATCCACCAAGCCCGACAAAGGATTGTGA
- the tsaD gene encoding tRNA (adenosine(37)-N6)-threonylcarbamoyltransferase complex transferase subunit TsaD — translation MIVLAIETSCDETAVAILRDHGDVLSHEIASQADIHAAYGGVVPEVASRNHLSLLPSLVEKARAEAGLRLDQIDAFAATNGPGLAAALLVGVSAAKGLALGVNKPFLAVNHIEGHMLSPFFGLSEIPPHVGLVVSGGHTMLLDVAGYGDYRLLGRTLDDAAGEAFDKVAKLLGLPYPGGVQIDLLARKGNPDRFEFPRSMLGSGDFAFSFSGLKTSVRYFLDRGFEPADLPDICASFQEAVIDVLVHKALAAVRRQGRSLLAVSGGVSSNSRLQAKLDLACSSAGIAWRMAPPALRTDNALMIAYAASHRQGGNSDLAADILPNFDYARLAAA, via the coding sequence GTGATCGTTCTCGCCATTGAAACCTCCTGCGACGAAACCGCGGTCGCGATCCTGCGCGACCATGGGGATGTCCTGAGCCATGAAATCGCCAGCCAGGCGGATATCCATGCGGCCTATGGCGGCGTGGTGCCCGAGGTCGCTTCACGCAATCATCTTTCCCTGCTTCCCTCTCTGGTGGAGAAAGCCCGGGCTGAAGCGGGACTGCGCCTCGATCAGATCGACGCTTTTGCCGCCACGAATGGCCCTGGCCTTGCCGCTGCTTTGCTGGTGGGAGTTTCGGCGGCAAAAGGCCTGGCGTTGGGCGTCAATAAGCCCTTTCTTGCCGTCAATCATATCGAGGGCCACATGTTGTCGCCATTTTTCGGGCTGTCGGAGATCCCTCCACATGTCGGGCTGGTCGTGAGTGGCGGGCATACCATGTTGCTCGATGTGGCCGGCTACGGCGATTACCGGCTGCTGGGGCGCACGCTTGACGATGCTGCCGGGGAGGCTTTTGACAAGGTGGCCAAGCTTCTTGGCCTTCCGTATCCGGGAGGAGTCCAGATCGATCTGCTGGCACGAAAGGGAAATCCCGATCGCTTCGAGTTCCCGCGAAGCATGCTCGGGTCGGGGGATTTTGCCTTCAGTTTCAGTGGGTTGAAAACCTCTGTGCGGTACTTTCTCGACCGGGGATTTGAGCCGGCCGATCTGCCGGACATCTGCGCTTCGTTTCAAGAGGCGGTGATAGACGTGCTGGTACACAAGGCGCTGGCAGCCGTGCGTCGCCAGGGGCGTTCCCTCCTGGCTGTGAGTGGGGGTGTGAGCAGCAACTCGCGGCTCCAGGCCAAGCTTGATCTCGCCTGCAGTTCGGCGGGCATCGCATGGCGCATGGCTCCTCCGGCCTTGCGCACTGACAATGCGCTGATGATCGCCTACGCCGCGTCGCATCGTCAGGGAGGCAACTCCGACCTCGCCGCCGATATCCTGCCCAATTTTGACTACGCCCGGCTGGCCGCCGCTTAA
- a CDS encoding two-component system response regulator, whose protein sequence is MDSSSSQQACKVLVVEDDRPTRMLLERIIHSRGHEVVGCESAEVALERLEKEDFPLITLDIQLPGMSGLELCRKLRSQSQGAYIYILVGTGNSRPEDLREILDAGADDYIGKPYNPGLLDVRLTVAEAAVKEIARRKQLEDQLKFLAQHDPLTRLSNRSQLDPALALAIDKANAGEPGAVLYLDLDNFKIINDTLGHDAGDKLLLQVAQVLKSLTRRSDVLVRFGGDEFVLILPACDLPKACEIAESIVDRVEEIVYTSGDRSFRVGASVGVAVIDGLLAPPEVMANADAACYAAKARGRNRVEVHRPETNEISQLIADTDWSSRIKTAMRDGSLQLWFQPVYSVEGKRILFHEVLLRYVDPRHEEPVNPAVFLSAVRRSGQTTKLDRFVITKAFEALATTPGLSVSINISGSLFGDETYCEFVESMLANSGISPDRVLFEITENELIPNLQHASGAITRLQKLGCQFGLDDFGSGFSSLTYLKTLPIDFMKIDGAFVRDLPRQPFNQAVLQALQIIARNLDISTVAEFVETEEEMNLLRAIGISCAQGHFIGRPRWKPYREDELFQDFGNA, encoded by the coding sequence GTGGATTCCTCCTCTTCCCAGCAAGCCTGTAAAGTTCTCGTCGTCGAAGATGATCGTCCCACGCGGATGCTGCTGGAGCGAATCATACACTCGCGAGGACACGAGGTGGTCGGTTGCGAATCCGCCGAGGTCGCGCTCGAGCGGCTCGAGAAGGAGGACTTTCCCCTTATCACGCTCGATATCCAGCTTCCTGGCATGAGCGGGCTGGAGCTGTGCCGCAAGCTGCGGTCGCAGTCGCAGGGAGCTTACATTTACATCCTCGTGGGAACAGGCAATAGCCGGCCGGAGGATTTGCGGGAGATCCTCGACGCCGGTGCGGATGACTACATCGGCAAGCCCTACAATCCCGGCCTGCTCGACGTGCGTCTGACGGTGGCCGAGGCGGCGGTGAAGGAGATCGCCCGCAGGAAGCAGCTTGAGGATCAGCTCAAATTCCTCGCGCAGCATGATCCTCTCACGCGGTTGAGCAACCGCAGCCAGCTCGACCCGGCCCTGGCGCTGGCCATCGATAAGGCCAACGCGGGAGAACCCGGAGCCGTGCTCTATCTCGATCTCGACAACTTCAAGATCATCAATGACACGCTCGGACATGATGCTGGCGACAAGCTCCTGCTTCAGGTTGCCCAGGTATTGAAAAGCCTCACCCGACGATCGGATGTTCTTGTGCGTTTTGGTGGTGACGAGTTTGTCCTCATCCTCCCAGCCTGCGACCTGCCCAAGGCCTGCGAGATCGCTGAGTCGATCGTCGATCGGGTCGAGGAGATCGTCTATACCTCGGGAGACCGTTCGTTCCGCGTGGGGGCGTCGGTCGGCGTGGCGGTGATCGACGGCCTGCTTGCTCCGCCGGAGGTGATGGCCAATGCCGATGCGGCCTGCTACGCGGCCAAGGCGCGCGGCCGCAATCGCGTCGAGGTGCACCGTCCCGAGACCAACGAGATCAGCCAGCTCATAGCTGATACCGACTGGTCGTCTCGGATCAAGACCGCCATGCGCGATGGCTCCCTTCAGCTCTGGTTTCAACCCGTGTATTCCGTAGAGGGCAAAAGGATCCTTTTTCACGAGGTGCTGCTCCGCTATGTGGACCCGCGGCATGAGGAGCCGGTCAATCCCGCCGTTTTTTTGTCCGCCGTCCGGCGATCGGGACAGACGACCAAACTCGACCGCTTTGTCATTACCAAAGCCTTTGAGGCCCTGGCGACGACTCCTGGCCTGTCAGTTTCCATCAATATCTCCGGATCGCTCTTCGGAGATGAAACCTACTGCGAGTTTGTCGAGAGCATGCTGGCCAACTCGGGCATCTCGCCTGACCGGGTGCTCTTTGAGATCACGGAGAATGAGTTGATTCCCAATCTCCAGCACGCCTCGGGGGCCATCACCCGGCTGCAAAAGCTCGGATGCCAGTTTGGACTGGATGATTTTGGTTCCGGCTTCTCCTCGCTTACCTACCTCAAGACCCTGCCCATCGACTTTATGAAGATCGACGGCGCATTCGTCCGCGACCTTCCCAGGCAGCCATTCAACCAGGCGGTGCTGCAGGCGCTCCAGATCATCGCGAGGAATCTCGACATCTCGACGGTGGCCGAGTTTGTGGAGACCGAGGAGGAAATGAATCTGCTCCGGGCGATCGGTATTTCATGTGCGCAAGGGCACTTCATCGGTCGGCCACGGTGGAAGCCCTATCGCGAGGACGAGCTATTTCAGGATTTTGGCAATGCCTGA
- a CDS encoding glutaredoxin family protein, translating into MKLYIKPWCPWCVEAVSWLKARGYSFESIDVLSSEAAYTHMRKISGQSLTPTLEMPDGKVLPDFDVRQLEKFLQANNIHP; encoded by the coding sequence ATGAAATTGTATATCAAACCGTGGTGCCCGTGGTGTGTGGAAGCCGTCTCCTGGCTGAAGGCGCGCGGGTACTCGTTTGAGTCGATCGACGTGCTTTCCAGCGAGGCCGCCTACACTCACATGCGTAAAATCTCCGGCCAGTCGCTCACTCCCACCCTGGAGATGCCCGATGGCAAGGTATTGCCCGATTTTGATGTGAGGCAGCTTGAGAAGTTCCTCCAGGCGAACAATATTCATCCGTAA